DNA sequence from the Cohnella herbarum genome:
GAGCCCCCGCCGCCGAAATCCCCGAACATATAATTAAAGCCCCCGCACTGGTAGAACTCCCCTTGCGGATTAACGCCCGCGCTGTTCGTCCCCGTGCCGCAGATCAATACGACGCCGTAAGGACGATCCGTCCCGGCCCTGAGCGCAATGACCGTGTCGCAATTGATCTCGTGTCTCGGAAATCCAAGCTCCGCGATCATAGGACGCAAAATCTCGTAATCCGCTTCCCTGTCCGCGCCCGCTAAGCCGAAATAAGCGAACTCGATATCCTCGCGCTTCAACTCCGCTTGCGCCAAGGCCATCTCGACGGATTCTCGAATGTTCCGCTTCGCGGTCTCGTAGCCGGTTTGATGATTTCCGTTGCCGCTGTCCCCTTTGCCTACGATCGTTCCCTGTTCATCAACGATAAGCGTATAGGTTTTGCTTCCGCCCGCATCGACGCCCAAATAATATTTCACTTCGTTCACTCCCGCCTCTAGAAGCCGATCCGAAAAGCCGTTGTCGCCTTAAGCTCCGAATGCCTCGATAATGCCTAGCTTTTTGTTGCGCGTGCCGTTGTTTCTCTTATGATGAGTTCAGGCTCGATCTGAATCGTAACGCTCTTCCGAGCCGGTTCGTTAATCGCTTCTAACAGTTGCTCTACGCCGGTTGCGCCGATCTTGTCCGCAGGTTGCCTGACCGTGGTAAGCATCGGACGGAACTCGGACGCGAAGATTTGGTCGTCGAAGCCGACGAGCGACATATCTCGAGGGATGCGAATCCCTCTATTCAAACAAGCGTCTATTACGCCCAGCGCGATATAATCATCCGCCGCGAACACCGCGGGAGGCAGTTTGCCGGAGTCTATCCATTGCATCGCAATGTTATAACCCGAAGACATCTCGAAGGTGCCCCGCTCGATGCCAAACGGATTTAAACCGGCTTCCGACAACGCGGCCAAATAACCTCGTTCCCTCTCTCTGCTGCTTAAGTACATATCCGGGCCCGCGATATGCGCGATCTCGGTATGTCCAAGCTCGATCAGGTGTTTCGTCGCCACGTATCCGCCCTCGAAATTATCCACGACGATCGAAGTGACAGAAGGATTACTGCTCGAACTGTCGATCATGATAAACGGAATTTCTTTCTTGGTAAGCTCCGCAACATATTCGTCCTCATCCATCGGGGACAACAAAATAACGCCGTCCACGCGATCTTCTTGAAATAAGGAACGATGAAACGAGTCCTCGTAACTCGTCGAAATGGATAATGCCAGGAAATAACCGTGCGCGGCGAGCCTATCGTTAACTTCCTTCACCACCGCGTCGAAGAACGAATCGTGCAAGGTCGATAAAGTCAATCCGATAATCCCCGTCTTCCCTCTCGCTAAGCTGCGGGCCGAAGCATTCGGGTGATAATCGAGCTCTTTCATCGCTTGCAGCACTCTTTCCCTATTTTTAGGGCGAACCGATTCGGATTGATTTAATACCCGGGATACGGTCACTACGGAAAGCCCCGACTTCTTGGCAACATCGAAAATATTGACCTTCATAGCCTTACGCTCCTGTACGAAGAAAAATGGATTTGAGAATACCGTACCATAGTTGGAGCTATTTTTCATACGTTCAGTCGACCTGATACGCCAAACGATCTCCAAGCACCGAAAGACTAGAATGGCGGAGGAAGATGAGATGGCTAACGATCCCTCTTCCCCCGCATTAGCGGTTGTTACTTATTCACGCGGGCAAGCAGTTCCTTGAGCTTCTTTTCGATAACCGGGAGCGCATCCTCAACCTTCTGGTCCCCGTTCTCGACGCTCGCCAACTCGTTGATGAACAGCTCGTTGATCTGCGAATAGTTGGAGATGAGATGGTTATAGGACTCGTAACCATACTTATACGCCCCGTCGAACACTTGTTGGATCTGTTTCGG
Encoded proteins:
- a CDS encoding LacI family DNA-binding transcriptional regulator, coding for MKVNIFDVAKKSGLSVVTVSRVLNQSESVRPKNRERVLQAMKELDYHPNASARSLARGKTGIIGLTLSTLHDSFFDAVVKEVNDRLAAHGYFLALSISTSYEDSFHRSLFQEDRVDGVILLSPMDEDEYVAELTKKEIPFIMIDSSSSNPSVTSIVVDNFEGGYVATKHLIELGHTEIAHIAGPDMYLSSRERERGYLAALSEAGLNPFGIERGTFEMSSGYNIAMQWIDSGKLPPAVFAADDYIALGVIDACLNRGIRIPRDMSLVGFDDQIFASEFRPMLTTVRQPADKIGATGVEQLLEAINEPARKSVTIQIEPELIIRETTARATKS